One genomic region from Vanacampus margaritifer isolate UIUO_Vmar chromosome 2, RoL_Vmar_1.0, whole genome shotgun sequence encodes:
- the LOC144044979 gene encoding guanine nucleotide-binding protein G(o) subunit alpha-like isoform X2 gives MFCCANILPAPLQMCMEMCLHQDVTGEGKKAKLRSSKIEQHLSEQARNEKNVVKILMLGAAESGKSTLIKQIKIIHSHGFSKQELISFKPAIMDNLLNSMKFVLRGMGMLRINLASKKNKIHARAILSHCECLGDDQELLPFVAHAFCALWADQGVRAAAARGYEFELNDSALYLYDVGVQRSDRRKWLRCFDGIQVLLFVVALSSYDLSLPKDTTVNPLQESCGLFTSICTNAIFKLTSVILFMNKADLFQEKILHSGRHLRFYISTFQGADADVDAAARHITAMFSTCGGDDRLIFHHFTTATDTTNVRVVLQVAVEQILEQNLATAQLL, from the exons ATGTTTTGCTGTGCGAATATACTGCCAGCTCCGTTGCAG ATGTGCATGGAAATGTGTCTTCACCAAGATGTCACTGGGGAAGGCAAAAAGGCCAAACTGCGGAGCTCCAAAATAGAGCAACACCTCTCTGAGCAGGCCCGGAATGAGAAGAACGTGGTCAAAATCCTCATGCTGG GAGCTGCAGAGAGTGGAAAGAGCACTCTGATTAAGCAGATCAAGATCATTCACAGTCATGGCTTCTCCAAACAAGAACTCATCAGCTTTAAG CCTGCAATTATGGACAACCTCCTCAATTCCATGAAGTTTGTCCTTCGAGGAATGGGGATGCTGAGGATAAACCTGGCGAGCAAGAAGAACAAG ATTCACGCCCGTGCCATCCTGTCACATTGCGAGTGTTTGGGTGACGACCAGGAGCTGCTTCCCTTTGTGGCTCATGCTTTCTGTGCGCTTTGGGCCGACCAGGGGGTGAGAGCGGCTGCAGCCAGAGGTTACGAGTTTGAGCTCAATGACTCTGCCCTCTA CTTGTACGACGTCGGCGTCCAGCGGAGCGACCGAAGGAAATGGCTCCGTTGTTTTGATGGCATCCAGGTATTGCTGTTTGTTGTGGCCCTGAGCAGCTACGATCTGTCGCTCCCTAAAGACACAACCGTG AATCCACTGCAGGAAAGTTGTGGACTTTTCACATCAATCTGCACCAACGCGATCTTCAAGCTCACCTCAGTG ATTTTGTTCATGAACAAAGCTGATCTTTTCCAAGAGAAGATACTCCACTCTGGAAGACACCTGAGATTCTACATTTCCACTTTTCAAG GAGCAGATGCAGATGTGGACGCTGCAGCTCGCCACATCACCGCCATGTTCTCCACATGCGGTGGTGACGATCGGCTCATCTTCCACCACTTCACGACGGCCACAGACACCACCAATGTCCGGGTGGTCCTCCAGGTTGCCGTGGAGCAGATTTTGGAGCAGAACCTTGCAACAGCTCAGCTCCTCTAA
- the LOC144044979 gene encoding guanine nucleotide-binding protein G(o) subunit alpha-like isoform X1, with amino-acid sequence MFCCANILPAPLQMCMEMCLHQDVTGEGKKAKLRSSKIEQHLSEQARNEKNVVKILMLGAAESGKSTLIKQIKIIHSHGFSKQELISFKPAIMDNLLNSMKFVLRGMGMLRINLASKKNKIHARAILSHCECLGDDQELLPFVAHAFCALWADQGVRAAAARGYEFELNDSALYFFENMSRIIAPNYAPTEQDVLRVRVRTSGIIETQFQAHDRIFRLYDVGVQRSDRRKWLRCFDGIQVLLFVVALSSYDLSLPKDTTVNPLQESCGLFTSICTNAIFKLTSVILFMNKADLFQEKILHSGRHLRFYISTFQGADADVDAAARHITAMFSTCGGDDRLIFHHFTTATDTTNVRVVLQVAVEQILEQNLATAQLL; translated from the exons ATGTTTTGCTGTGCGAATATACTGCCAGCTCCGTTGCAG ATGTGCATGGAAATGTGTCTTCACCAAGATGTCACTGGGGAAGGCAAAAAGGCCAAACTGCGGAGCTCCAAAATAGAGCAACACCTCTCTGAGCAGGCCCGGAATGAGAAGAACGTGGTCAAAATCCTCATGCTGG GAGCTGCAGAGAGTGGAAAGAGCACTCTGATTAAGCAGATCAAGATCATTCACAGTCATGGCTTCTCCAAACAAGAACTCATCAGCTTTAAG CCTGCAATTATGGACAACCTCCTCAATTCCATGAAGTTTGTCCTTCGAGGAATGGGGATGCTGAGGATAAACCTGGCGAGCAAGAAGAACAAG ATTCACGCCCGTGCCATCCTGTCACATTGCGAGTGTTTGGGTGACGACCAGGAGCTGCTTCCCTTTGTGGCTCATGCTTTCTGTGCGCTTTGGGCCGACCAGGGGGTGAGAGCGGCTGCAGCCAGAGGTTACGAGTTTGAGCTCAATGACTCTGCCCTCTA TTTCTTTGAGAACATGAGTCGAATCATCGCCCCCAATTACGCCCCCACTGAGCAAGATGTTCTCCGCGTGAGAGTGAGGACCAGCGGAATCATCGAGACACAGTTCCAAGCTCATGATAGAATATTCCG CTTGTACGACGTCGGCGTCCAGCGGAGCGACCGAAGGAAATGGCTCCGTTGTTTTGATGGCATCCAGGTATTGCTGTTTGTTGTGGCCCTGAGCAGCTACGATCTGTCGCTCCCTAAAGACACAACCGTG AATCCACTGCAGGAAAGTTGTGGACTTTTCACATCAATCTGCACCAACGCGATCTTCAAGCTCACCTCAGTG ATTTTGTTCATGAACAAAGCTGATCTTTTCCAAGAGAAGATACTCCACTCTGGAAGACACCTGAGATTCTACATTTCCACTTTTCAAG GAGCAGATGCAGATGTGGACGCTGCAGCTCGCCACATCACCGCCATGTTCTCCACATGCGGTGGTGACGATCGGCTCATCTTCCACCACTTCACGACGGCCACAGACACCACCAATGTCCGGGTGGTCCTCCAGGTTGCCGTGGAGCAGATTTTGGAGCAGAACCTTGCAACAGCTCAGCTCCTCTAA
- the LOC144042734 gene encoding neuropeptide B-like, with translation MPAKLLLLPCVVLSALLLCTSPTEAWYKQVAGPSYQSVGRASGLLSGIRRSPYVRRGADMEPSESLFPETEALRISLKTMPTCIRDIVPNLLSCELFSGDKTTIRCKADILISLDSADCVED, from the exons atGCCGGCTAAACTCCTGCTGTTGCCCTGCGTGGTACTCTCCGCTCTGCTGCTCTGCACTAGCCCCACCGAGGCTTGGTACAAGCAAGTGGCCGGTCCAAGCTACCAATCGGTGGGCAGGGCGTCCGGCTTGCTGTCAGGTATCCGGAGGTCACCGTACGTCCGGAGAGGAGCCGACATGGAGCCGTCAGAAAGTTTGTTTCCTGAAACGGAAGCGCTGCGTATTAGCCTGAAGACAATG CCCACATGCATAAGAGACATAGTGCCAAACCTGTTGAGTTGTGAACTCTTCTCTGGCGACAAGACAACAATCAGGTGCAAAGCGGACATCCTCATCTCCCTGGACTCTGCTGACTGTGTGGAGGACTAA